The Maridesulfovibrio hydrothermalis AM13 = DSM 14728 DNA window AGGCTCTGGTAGACAGGCTCAGCAGACTGGCCGATTTCGGTGCTCTTCAAGTCTAAACCAAGCCTGCTTTTATGAAAAGTCCGGTTAATATTGGCTATTTTGCTATTTTTAATGCAAAATTTGTTATATGACCTTGACAATCTTAGGTTGATTCGGTTAGAGACACACTTCGTTTGTACGCAATCCCGGATGACCGGGTTTTAAAATAGAAATTTAAGATTAAGGAGAAATACCTTGGCTAATCACAAGTCCGCTCTCAAAAGACACCGTCAGAGTTTGGTTCGCAACGAACGCAACACCATGGTACGCACCCGTATCAAAAACGTTGTAAAAGCTGTTCGTTCTGCTGTTGAAGCAAACGATACAGACCTCGCAGCTTCCACTCTCCGTAAGGCAACTGCTGTACTTGATAAGGCAGCAACCAAAAAAGTTATCCACGCGCGCACTGCTGCACGCAGGATTTCCCGCCTTCACGCAGCCGTTAACAAAATGGCTTAGTGTCTTAAAAAGACTTATTGTTTTTACAAGACGATTCAGCCCGCCGCCTCGCGCGACGGGCTTTTTTTGTTTAATTTTATTTATCACCATAATCCAGAACACTGAAAAGAACTTGGAAAGAATTTTGAATATTTAGTTGATTAACCAGCTATCCACTCGAAATGAAATGCTTTTATATTGAGTGTTGTTTGCAATAATTCTGTTTTTAAAACAAAAGTCAGTGGCATTGTTACTGAAATTCGGCTATCAAGCTATAAGCAGCAGCTGATTTCAACTGTACTTTTTACGGCTTTCGCTATTTAGTGTTATACGCACAAGGAGTAGCTTTTGAGGGTTATAATAGTAGGGGCCGGAGAGGTCGGGTTCAACGTAGCCAGACGTCTTTCCGGGGAAAGTAAGGATGTTGTCGTAATCGACAAGGATTCACAGGCACTTAGTAAGGTTTCAGATTCACTGGATGTACAAACTATTCAAGGGTCCGGCTCTAGCCCTGAGATTTTGAAGCAGGCCGGAGTTGGTGAAGCAGATATATTTCTCGCAGTAACTGACAAAGATGAGATTAATCTTATCGCAACTTTCTTTGCTAACAGAATTTCTCCCAAAATTATTAAGCTCGCCCGGATAAGAAACGAGGATTACACTAAGTATTCCGAAATGTTTACTGAAGGTGACTTGCGAATTGATACTATCATTAACCCTGATGAAGAGGTTGTTGATTCCATTTTACGTGTGATGAGCGTCCCCGGAGCAGTTGAAATCAACGACTTTGTCGGTGGAAAAGTACGCCTTATCGGTGTGAAGCTTCCGGAAGACAGTCCCCTTGTCGGCGTATCTCTGATGAATATAAGAGATCATTTCAACGATGTTGATGTGGTTATCGCCGCATTAGTCCGTAATGACAGGCTTATTATTCCCGGTGGTCTTGATACAATTGAAAAAGGCGATATTGTCTATTTTACATGCATCCGTGACCAGCAGGAAAGGCTTCTTCAGTGTGCCGGAATTTTATCTGATCCAATAAGTAAGGTCTTAATTGTCGGCGGCGGCAATGTGGGCTTCCTTCTCGCACAGCATCTGGATAATAAAAAATACCACACCCGTTTACTTGATAATGATCCTGAACGTTGCGCCGTTCTTTCTGAAAAGCTTGACAGAGTAATTGTGCTTCGTGGCGATGGAACTGATCAGGACTTGCTCAAAGAAGAAAATGTCGGTGAGCTTGATATGGTTATCTCCGTTACCGGAGATGAGGAAATGAATATTTTGTCTTGTCTGCTGGCCAAAAATCTTGGTGCACGCAAAACTATTACACGCATAAATAATTTTGCGTACATTCCGCTTATCCAGCCTATCGGTATTGATCATTTGGTTTGCCCCAGACTTTCTGCAATTAATTCTATCCTGCACTTTGTAAGGCAGGGCAAAGTTATTTCCGCTGTTTCAATAAAAGGGGAGGAGGCTGAAGCTCTTGAGGCAATAGCACAGGAAAATTCCGGAATCGTGGGAAAACCTATTATGGATCTCAATCTTCCCAAAGGAACACTCATTCTTTGCTTCCAGCGCGGTGAAGAAGTTGTCATCCCTTCCGGTGTGACTGTTATTGAACCGAACGACCGGCTACTTATTATTTCTACCCACAAGAATATTCCTAAAATTGAAAAGGCTCTCACTACCAAGCTGGAGTTGTATTAATGCGTTGGAAAGTAGTTCTGCATATTATCGGAGCTTTGACGCTTTGTGTCGGGCTGACCATGCTTTTCCCGCTTGGATTTTCACTCTACTATCAAGACTCAGGCGTTGTACCGCTTGTGAAGTCATTATTCGTGACGGCCGTTTTTGGTTTGGCTCTTTTTTTTATTTTTAGGGATAAAAACGGTAATCAGGGGCTCAGCCATCGTGAAGGTATGGCTATTGTTGCTCTGGGCTGGGTTTCAGCCGGTTTTTTCGGTAGCTTACCATTTTATTTCGGCGATGTTTTTGTTAGTTACGTGGATTGTTTTTTCGAATCACTTTCCGGTTTTACAACAACCGGCGCATCGGTAATGACAGATATTGAGAGCAACGCCAAAGGTATTTTGTTCTGGCGCAGCCTTACTCACTGGCTGGGCGGGATGGGAATTATTGTTTTGTCTCTGGCTATATTACCGTTTCTCGGAGTAGGGGGAATGCAGCTCTACAAAGCTGAAGTTCCCGGACCGGTACCGGATAAACTCAAGCCCAGAATCAAAGACACTGCGATGGTCTTGTGGAAAGTTTATGTGCTTTTTTCCGCTATAGAAGTGGTATTGCTCATGTTCGGCGGGATGGATTTTTTTGATTCTCTCTGCCATACATTCGGAACACTTGCCACAGGTGGCTTTTCTACTAAAAACTCTTCTGTAGCCTATTTTCAAAGTGCATATATTGATTATGTAATAACTTTTTTTATGATAGTCGCGGCAATTAATTTCAGTCTTCACTATCAGATGATCAAAGGTCGTCCGTTACTCATGTGGCGTGATCCGGAATTCAGGTTCTTTGGAATAGTTACTCTCATAATTACTGCTATTATCACCATTTCCGTTTATTCTGCCACGGAGTATGAGTCCTTTTCCGATTCTTTCAGGTATACCTCATTTCAGGTGGCATCAATAATGAGTACTACCGGTTTTGCGACAGCTGACTATGAAATCTGGCCGGCATTAGCACAGGGTTTGCTACTTTTCTGTATGTTTCTCGGCGGCTGCGCCGGTTCTACAAGCGGTGGCATGAAGCACTTGCGCATTATGCTGCTCCTAAAGCAGTCGTACCAAGAGATTTTCAGGATTATACACCCGCGTTCAGTAAATCGTGTAAAGCTCGGCAAAACCGTAGTTAAGCCCGAGACCATGAATGATATTCTCGGATTTTTCGTACTCTGGCTTGGACTGTTTGTTATTTGCGGACTTGTCGTTTCTGCAACAGGGGTGGATGTTGTTTCATCTTTTGCAGCATCACTTGCCTGCATCGGCAATATCGGTCCCGGTATCGGAAGTGTCGGTCCTACCGAAAATTACGCACATATCCCTGAGCTGGGCAAATGGGCGCTGATTTTTTGCATGCTGCTTGGACGTCTAGAAATTTATACTGTGATTGTTCTTTGTGTACCGGAGTTCTGGCGGAAGTAGACAAAGGAGTAGAGATTTTTAAATTTTTCAATATATTTTGCTTAGATATAGGCGTATAAAATTTGCCTGTTCATGCAAAACTGATGTTTTTCCAAGTATGTGGATTTTTATTGAATTATTAAAAAAATGAAGCCCCTGTAGTAATACAGGGGCTTCACTGCTTCGAGAGACACTTTTTTAATCAATTCTATAGTGACAGCCGATGCTCTTTTTGCTTCTCAGAGCCGCAACGGTCACAGTCAGTGCGGACTGGCTTCCATGAAACAGGTCAATGATAGGTCTGCTGATGGGGGTCCGCTTATAGAATGAACGCAGATTACGGTTGAGATTTACGAGGTCATCTATGGCACGGTTAAGGCGTGCTGTAGATCTTGTTATACCTACATAGTTCCACATTATACTGCGGATGAAAGCCCAGTCTTGAGCAATCAGGGCCGGATCTTCATTTGAATTGTTGCCCGGGCTTTCCCAGTCTGGAATCGCATCAAGCATTTTTCTGTTTATTTTTGATTTTTTCGATGCTCTTGCGGCAATATCTTCGCCTGCGGTGTTGCCCCAGAGCATTCCCTCCAGAAGCGACGTGCTTGCTAAGCGGTTTCCGCCGTGGACGCCCGTGCAGGAGCATTCACCCACACTGTACAGCCTATCGAGAGTCGTCTTGCCTTTTTCATCCACTAAAATTCCGCCGCAGAAATAATGCGCGGCAGGTACAACCGGAATTGGCTCTTTGGTTATATCGAGACCTGCATCTGCACATTTTCCGTAAATTGTCGGGAATCTTTTGGTAAGATCATGCTTAACGTGATTGGCTGCGTCAAGATATACGCATTCTTCTTCTGTCTTAAACATTTCATCCAGAATCGAGCGGGTGACGATATCGCGTGGAGCAAGGTCGGCACGCGGATCATAGTGATGCATGAACGCTTCACCGGATGAGTTGATAAGTTTAGCTCCTTCACCGCGTACCGCCTCTGAAATTAAAAACCTGCGGCTTGCTCTTGAGCGGGTTCCCTGAAAGTACGTGGTGGGATGAAACTGCACCATTTCGGCATTTATGACTCGTGCTTTTGCGCGGTTGGCCATAGCAATGCCGGAACCGATCGAACCTGTGGAGTTCGTTGTGTGCTGGTAAATCTGTCCCAGTCCTCCAGTGGCAAGTACTGTGAAATCAGCAAGAACAGTTTCTACTACGTTTCTTGATTCATTATAGACATATGCCCCCAGACATTTATTACTGAGAGTATACATAAACTCAGTACCGCGGGCATGGTGATGATTAGTGAGCAGGTCGATTGCTGTCCGGTTTGTGCAAACCCGTATATAGGGATGCTCCGCAACATTTTTAGCCAGAACCTCCATTATGGATTGTCCGGTGTGGTCAGCACAATAGAGGATGCGGGGTACAGCATGCCCGCCCTCGCGGGTCAGGCTGTACTCTCCATCATCATCTTTGTGAAAAGGGACCGGATATTTATCCAGAAACAGACGTTTCAATACTTCCGGGCCATTTTTGGCCATTGCTCGCACAGCTTTCTTATTATTATAATCCCAACCGGCTGTGCGGATGTCACTTTCAAGTGCTTTGGGGCAATCTTCCGGTCCGGTGTATACAATTCCGCCTTGAGCTAGTCTTGTGTTTCCGGTGAAGAGATCCTCACCCTGAGTTAATAACGTAACTTCTATACCTTTTTCTGCTATGGTCAGAGCTGAGATACATCCGGAGATTCCAGATCCGATGACTAAAACCTCGGCTCTTATTCGGTGATCTTGCATGCCTTTTATCTCTTAACGACGGCAGCCTTTGCAGGTTCCGGCTAAAGGTTTAGTTAAAACTTAAGCGCAGACTTGGAGCATCCTTTCAAGAGCTATTCTTGCGGGTTCCCTGATTTCATCGGAAACATCTTCAAATGAAGCGGTTTCCAGATTTTGCAAAAGCTCGGCAAGATTTTTTTCATTAATTTTTGCCATGTTGCTGCAAACGCTGATTCTGAGCGGAATGATATTTTTATCGGGGAATTCATTTTTCAACCTGTTTACAAGGTTGGTCTCCGTTCCGATAATAATAGTGCTTCCGGCAGGGGAGTCTGCCACATACTTAATCAAGTATGATGTGGAGCCGTCACCATCTGCTGCCTCGACCAGTTCGGGAGGGCATTCAGGATGTACAACGACTTTGCAGCCGGGATATTTAGCTCTGAAAGATTCAACCTGTGAAAGTTTGAATCTTTGATGAATAGCGCAAAGTCCGGGCCAGATGAGCAGTTTTTTATCAAGCGTCTGCTGGACATCAATTTGATCACCCTGGGCACGAATGTTAAGAATCATACGTTTTTCATCGGGGATGCCAAGCTTGTCAGCTGTGTTGAGGGCAAGGTTTTTATCCGGCAGAAAAAGAACGCCATCACCTTGCTCAAGTGCCCAGCTGAGCATTTTTTCAGCATTGGCAGAAGTGCAGACAGAGCCGCCATGTTTACCGCAGACAGTTTTTACTGCCGCGGGAGTATTCACGTAAGCGAGCGGAATAATTTTTCTTCCGCTTTCTTTAATTATTTTTGTCAGTACTTTGTCAACAAGATAGGCCGGAGCCATGTTGGCCATCACGCAGCCTGCGCTTGCATCAGGAATGTACACCTTTTGGTTTTTCCTGCGCACTATGGCTGCGGATTCGGCCATAAAATGGACGCCGCAAAATACTATGTATTCTGCTTCCAGTTTTTCAATCTGACGGGCCAGTTCAAGTGAATCGCCCTTAAGGTCAGTGTGACGGATGATTTCATCCGACTGATAGTGGTGTCCGAGTATGGCCAGCCTATTTCCATATTTTTTCTTCTGGTCAGCGATGATATCTGAATACATCGATTTTTACCTACATGGATATAATCTTCATGCTCATGTCTGAGCATTTCGCGGAATGAGTGATTCTGCCTACTGAAATGTAATCAGGTCCGGCTTCTGCAAGGCCGGCGATTGTTTCAAGGGTCACGTTTCCGCTGATTTCAGTCTCAATTTCATCAGGAATGGTTGCGATAGAAGCCTTGGCTTCGTCAAAGGTCATGTTGTCGAGCATTATGCGATCGACTTTACAGGCAACAGCTTCATCCACTTCTTCCTGAGTACGGCACTCCACCTCAATGGGAGGGCATTCTTCATACTTATTACGCAGTTTATTAACTGCCAGAGTAATTGAACCGGCGCGGTCAATGTGGTTGTCTTTGAGCATAAGCATTTCCACCAGATTCAAGCGGTGGTTCTTCGCTCCGCCCACAAGGACGGCGTATTTTTCGGGATAGCGCAGGCCGGGCAGGGTCTTGCGAGTATCGAGGAGGATAGTCTCGCAGTGATCCAGAGCCTGAACGTATTTTCTGGTTTCAGTAGCAATGCCGGACATATGTGAGATGAAGTTGAGGATTACTCTTTCCGCTTTCAGCAGCAGGGCGGCCGGCCCCTGAATAGCGGCAATGAGTGTTCCAGTGGAGATTTTTTCACCTTCATCAACATTTAGATGCACCTGACATTTGTTTTCCTGATCTGCAAATTCAAGAATCAAGTTAATCAGAGGCAGTCCGGCTACAACAGTATCTTCTTTTGCAATGATTTGAGCCGTCGCTATATCTTCAGGCTCAAACAGGCCCTGTGAGGTCAAATCAGGGCCATCTTCGCTTAGAGCTATTCTAATAGTTGCCAGAAGGAACATTTTCGCTTCGGCTTGAAAGAAATTATTAAATACTTTTTCAGTCATATTAATCCTGTTAATATTTTGTAACATTCTGTTTGAGGCCATGTAACAATTTCTGGTATCCGTTTTTTCCTGTCAATACAAGAACTGATAAGGATTTCACAAAGTACTTCATCTGGTGTTACAGAGTCATTAATTTTGACCTTTGAGTATATTTAAGATAGTTGGTGCGCCATGACTAAGGCAAAAGGAATACCCGATCCGCTCAGAGAGTGGCAGGAAAGCAGTCAAGGACGTGCAGGAAAACTGAACCAGCGCGTAATTGATGCCATGCATCCTGCTGATGCTGCTGACCATATTGAAGAACTCGGCCTTGAAGAGCAGGTTAAGTTTATTAAGCAGCTTCCCATTCGTGACGCTGCTGATTCCATTGCTGAAATGGAAAAGCATGACCAGCGTGATCTGGTTGAGCGCCTCAATGTGGGAATGGCTGCCCGGATTCTTGAATATATGTCGCCTGATGATGCGACAGATATTCTGGAAGATCTTGATGATGATCTCCGGGAAACTCTGCTTCGTCAGATTAAAGCTGAAGATCGTGAAGAGATTTCGACTCTGCTGACTTTCGATCCGGATACCGCCGGTGGTGTTATGACCACTGAGGTTGCTATAGTCCGTGATAATATGACTGTCGATCAGGCTATTGCCACTATCAGGACAGAAGTCGAAGATAAAAGTATTCCATATTATGCTTACGTTGTAGATCGCCGTAACCACTTAGTCGGCGCAGTTTCCATGCGGGATCTTCTTATTTCGAGACCCGGAAAGATGCTTACTGAACTTACTCATAATCAGCACCTTATTTCGGTTACGTACAATGTAGATAAAGAAGAAGTAGCCCGTCTTATTGCTCACTATAATTTTCTCGCAATGCCGGTCACAGACTATGACCACCGTTTCATCGGTGTAGTTACCGTTGACGATGTCATTGATATTATCAATGAAGAAGCCAGTGAAGATATGCAGTCAATGGTTGGTGCCGGTACTGATGAAACTACTGATTCACCCTGGAAGTATTCAGTAAAAAAACGCCTTCCATGGCTGGTCATCAACGTTGCCAACTCTGCGGTATCTGCATGGGTTGTTCATCTCTTTGAAGGTAATATTGCTAAAATGGCCATGCTCGCCGTACTGATGCCTATCGTTGCAAATCAGGCCGGTAACACAGGGCAGCAGGCTCTTGCAGTTATGATTCGTCAGTTTGCTACGGAAAAATTCGACCGTAAAAAATCCTGGGAAGCGGTTTTCCGTGAACTTAAAATCGGTCTGGCCAACGGAATTTGCATATCACTATTAGTTCTGTTTGCCGTTTTCATGATCACCAGCAACTACACGCTTGCTCTGGTCATGTCTGCCGCACTTTTTATTGATATGGTGCTCGGCGCGGTTGTCGGCGGAGCCATACCTATCATCCTAAAAGAATTCGGCCGAGATCCTGCGCAAGCCTCATCTATTTTTCTAACCACGATCACAGACAGCTTTGGATTCTTATCACTGCTCGGTCTTGCCGGAATATTTTTATTGTAAAATTGTACCTGTAAGTTTGCAATATTCTGAGTTTTAATAGATTTTTCTTAAATATCACATTTTTTTTTGACGGCCTAAGCTTATTGAAAAAGTGGTTAATATTTTTAAAACACTACTAATGAAAACGAAGACAGAGAAAAACCCCGCTCTCAAACGAGAACGGGGTTTTTTATAAGCTAATCTAAAATAATCTAGATTAAACGAGCTGAGCCATGAGGGTTTCTTTGATAGCGTCGATTGTGCCTTCGCCGTTAAGCTCAATGTATTTGAAGCCTTCTTTGGGAGCAAGGCCTTTGTAGAAGTATGCTGCTGCAACAGTACCGGTCTTGTCATCGTAGTAGATGTCATGACGTTTGTTGATTGCGTCTTCGTCCTGATCATCAGCACGCTCGGTAAGAGCACCGCCGCAAACGCGACAGGAGTCACCTTCAGGCTTAATAGCGTCGATGAATTTGTTGTTAGGGTGGTTAGGATCATTTTCGCAAAGGCGGCGACCCATGATGCGGTTTTTAGCAACTTCGCGGGGAAGAAGAATTTCGATAACATAGTCCAGCTTTACGCCGTCTTTTTCGAGAGCTTCCCAGAGTTTTTCAGCCTGAACGATGGAGCGGGGGAAACCGTCAAGCAACCAGCCCTTTTCGCTGGAAGACTGGAGAACATCGAGAACCATAGGAATGGTGATATCATCAGGAACGAGTTCACCCTTGTCGATGTATTCTTTAGCTTTCATTCCAAGCTCGGTTCCGCCACCGATGTGCTTACGAAAAATAGCACCGGATTCGATATGGTCGAGGTCGAATTTTTTCTTTGCGAGTGCGCCCTGAGTTCCTTTACCACTACCGTTAGGTCCAAAAATAAGAATATTCATGTGTTGTCCTCCTAAAGAATTAGTAACAAATTTCACAAGGTTTAAACCCTGCCGCTTTCTCTGTCAATGGTCTTTATAACTTTGAAAACAATGCCTTCCCGCCTGATGGCAGCAACCTTATTTCCTGGAAATTGGAAGGTTGTTCCTCCCTTTTGATCAACAAAGGCCCGATCAAGCAGGGTAATTGTGTCGGCCAAGACGTGACCTGCTCCTAGCATTTCAATCATTCTCTTGTAAATACGAAGTCTTAAGGCTGGATGACACTTGTGCAAAATGGAACAATGTAGC harbors:
- the rpsT gene encoding 30S ribosomal protein S20; translated protein: MANHKSALKRHRQSLVRNERNTMVRTRIKNVVKAVRSAVEANDTDLAASTLRKATAVLDKAATKKVIHARTAARRISRLHAAVNKMA
- the trkA gene encoding Trk system potassium transporter TrkA, translating into MRVIIVGAGEVGFNVARRLSGESKDVVVIDKDSQALSKVSDSLDVQTIQGSGSSPEILKQAGVGEADIFLAVTDKDEINLIATFFANRISPKIIKLARIRNEDYTKYSEMFTEGDLRIDTIINPDEEVVDSILRVMSVPGAVEINDFVGGKVRLIGVKLPEDSPLVGVSLMNIRDHFNDVDVVIAALVRNDRLIIPGGLDTIEKGDIVYFTCIRDQQERLLQCAGILSDPISKVLIVGGGNVGFLLAQHLDNKKYHTRLLDNDPERCAVLSEKLDRVIVLRGDGTDQDLLKEENVGELDMVISVTGDEEMNILSCLLAKNLGARKTITRINNFAYIPLIQPIGIDHLVCPRLSAINSILHFVRQGKVISAVSIKGEEAEALEAIAQENSGIVGKPIMDLNLPKGTLILCFQRGEEVVIPSGVTVIEPNDRLLIISTHKNIPKIEKALTTKLELY
- a CDS encoding TrkH family potassium uptake protein, encoding MRWKVVLHIIGALTLCVGLTMLFPLGFSLYYQDSGVVPLVKSLFVTAVFGLALFFIFRDKNGNQGLSHREGMAIVALGWVSAGFFGSLPFYFGDVFVSYVDCFFESLSGFTTTGASVMTDIESNAKGILFWRSLTHWLGGMGIIVLSLAILPFLGVGGMQLYKAEVPGPVPDKLKPRIKDTAMVLWKVYVLFSAIEVVLLMFGGMDFFDSLCHTFGTLATGGFSTKNSSVAYFQSAYIDYVITFFMIVAAINFSLHYQMIKGRPLLMWRDPEFRFFGIVTLIITAIITISVYSATEYESFSDSFRYTSFQVASIMSTTGFATADYEIWPALAQGLLLFCMFLGGCAGSTSGGMKHLRIMLLLKQSYQEIFRIIHPRSVNRVKLGKTVVKPETMNDILGFFVLWLGLFVICGLVVSATGVDVVSSFAASLACIGNIGPGIGSVGPTENYAHIPELGKWALIFCMLLGRLEIYTVIVLCVPEFWRK
- the nadB gene encoding L-aspartate oxidase — protein: MQDHRIRAEVLVIGSGISGCISALTIAEKGIEVTLLTQGEDLFTGNTRLAQGGIVYTGPEDCPKALESDIRTAGWDYNNKKAVRAMAKNGPEVLKRLFLDKYPVPFHKDDDGEYSLTREGGHAVPRILYCADHTGQSIMEVLAKNVAEHPYIRVCTNRTAIDLLTNHHHARGTEFMYTLSNKCLGAYVYNESRNVVETVLADFTVLATGGLGQIYQHTTNSTGSIGSGIAMANRAKARVINAEMVQFHPTTYFQGTRSRASRRFLISEAVRGEGAKLINSSGEAFMHHYDPRADLAPRDIVTRSILDEMFKTEEECVYLDAANHVKHDLTKRFPTIYGKCADAGLDITKEPIPVVPAAHYFCGGILVDEKGKTTLDRLYSVGECSCTGVHGGNRLASTSLLEGMLWGNTAGEDIAARASKKSKINRKMLDAIPDWESPGNNSNEDPALIAQDWAFIRSIMWNYVGITRSTARLNRAIDDLVNLNRNLRSFYKRTPISRPIIDLFHGSQSALTVTVAALRSKKSIGCHYRID
- the nadA gene encoding quinolinate synthase NadA, whose translation is MYSDIIADQKKKYGNRLAILGHHYQSDEIIRHTDLKGDSLELARQIEKLEAEYIVFCGVHFMAESAAIVRRKNQKVYIPDASAGCVMANMAPAYLVDKVLTKIIKESGRKIIPLAYVNTPAAVKTVCGKHGGSVCTSANAEKMLSWALEQGDGVLFLPDKNLALNTADKLGIPDEKRMILNIRAQGDQIDVQQTLDKKLLIWPGLCAIHQRFKLSQVESFRAKYPGCKVVVHPECPPELVEAADGDGSTSYLIKYVADSPAGSTIIIGTETNLVNRLKNEFPDKNIIPLRISVCSNMAKINEKNLAELLQNLETASFEDVSDEIREPARIALERMLQVCA
- the nadC gene encoding carboxylating nicotinate-nucleotide diphosphorylase, which translates into the protein MTEKVFNNFFQAEAKMFLLATIRIALSEDGPDLTSQGLFEPEDIATAQIIAKEDTVVAGLPLINLILEFADQENKCQVHLNVDEGEKISTGTLIAAIQGPAALLLKAERVILNFISHMSGIATETRKYVQALDHCETILLDTRKTLPGLRYPEKYAVLVGGAKNHRLNLVEMLMLKDNHIDRAGSITLAVNKLRNKYEECPPIEVECRTQEEVDEAVACKVDRIMLDNMTFDEAKASIATIPDEIETEISGNVTLETIAGLAEAGPDYISVGRITHSAKCSDMSMKIISM
- the mgtE gene encoding magnesium transporter, which codes for MTKAKGIPDPLREWQESSQGRAGKLNQRVIDAMHPADAADHIEELGLEEQVKFIKQLPIRDAADSIAEMEKHDQRDLVERLNVGMAARILEYMSPDDATDILEDLDDDLRETLLRQIKAEDREEISTLLTFDPDTAGGVMTTEVAIVRDNMTVDQAIATIRTEVEDKSIPYYAYVVDRRNHLVGAVSMRDLLISRPGKMLTELTHNQHLISVTYNVDKEEVARLIAHYNFLAMPVTDYDHRFIGVVTVDDVIDIINEEASEDMQSMVGAGTDETTDSPWKYSVKKRLPWLVINVANSAVSAWVVHLFEGNIAKMAMLAVLMPIVANQAGNTGQQALAVMIRQFATEKFDRKKSWEAVFRELKIGLANGICISLLVLFAVFMITSNYTLALVMSAALFIDMVLGAVVGGAIPIILKEFGRDPAQASSIFLTTITDSFGFLSLLGLAGIFLL
- a CDS encoding adenylate kinase gives rise to the protein MNILIFGPNGSGKGTQGALAKKKFDLDHIESGAIFRKHIGGGTELGMKAKEYIDKGELVPDDITIPMVLDVLQSSSEKGWLLDGFPRSIVQAEKLWEALEKDGVKLDYVIEILLPREVAKNRIMGRRLCENDPNHPNNKFIDAIKPEGDSCRVCGGALTERADDQDEDAINKRHDIYYDDKTGTVAAAYFYKGLAPKEGFKYIELNGEGTIDAIKETLMAQLV